One genomic window of Conyzicola nivalis includes the following:
- a CDS encoding GH1 family beta-glucosidase encodes MSVTDTISVGRADYRDAGLRFPSDFIFGSATAAYQIEGAAAEGGRGPSIWDTFSHTAGKTWNGDTGDVAADHYHRLESDLDLMASLGLEAYRFSISWSRIQATGRGPANEAGLDFYERLVDGLLARGIRPIATLYHWDLPQALENEGGWTSRGTALAFAEYARIVGERLGDRVHTWTTLNEPWCSAYLGYGSGAHAPGRTDGAAALAAVHHLNLAHGLAVSALRDVVTSDPQFSITLNLHVFRGEAEAVRRLDALANRAFLGPLLEGAYPLDLFVDTAGVTDWAFVLPGDLELIHQPLDVLGVNYYSTNLVREWDGVSEKQMADGHKAASGSAWPGSENVEFLPQPGPYTAMGWNIDPSGLEDLLMGLHASYPRLPLMITENGAAFDDRVVDGAVHDADRVDYLRRHITAVHRALERGVDLRGYQVWSLLDNFEWGYGYAKRFGIVRVDYETLERLPKDSAHWYARLAREHVLPE; translated from the coding sequence ATGAGCGTGACCGACACTATTTCCGTCGGCCGGGCCGACTACCGCGACGCCGGACTGCGCTTCCCGTCCGACTTCATCTTCGGCTCGGCCACGGCGGCGTACCAGATCGAGGGGGCGGCTGCAGAGGGCGGCCGGGGGCCCTCGATCTGGGACACGTTCAGCCACACGGCCGGTAAGACGTGGAACGGCGACACCGGCGACGTGGCGGCCGACCACTACCACCGGCTCGAGAGCGACCTCGACCTCATGGCGTCGCTCGGGCTGGAGGCCTACCGGTTCTCGATCTCCTGGTCGCGAATCCAAGCCACCGGGCGCGGCCCCGCCAACGAGGCCGGACTCGACTTCTACGAGCGTCTGGTCGACGGACTGCTGGCGCGGGGCATCCGCCCCATCGCGACGCTCTACCACTGGGACCTTCCGCAGGCGCTCGAAAACGAGGGCGGCTGGACCAGCCGCGGGACCGCACTCGCGTTCGCCGAGTACGCGCGCATCGTCGGCGAGCGGCTCGGCGACCGGGTGCACACCTGGACGACGCTGAACGAGCCGTGGTGTTCGGCGTACCTGGGCTACGGCTCGGGGGCGCACGCGCCGGGACGCACCGACGGGGCGGCCGCGCTCGCCGCGGTGCACCACCTGAACCTGGCGCACGGCCTCGCGGTCTCGGCCCTCCGCGACGTGGTGACCAGCGACCCGCAGTTCTCGATCACGCTCAACCTGCACGTGTTCCGGGGCGAGGCGGAGGCCGTGCGGCGACTCGACGCGCTCGCCAACCGGGCGTTCCTGGGGCCGCTGCTCGAGGGCGCGTACCCCCTCGACCTGTTCGTCGACACCGCGGGCGTCACCGACTGGGCGTTCGTCCTGCCTGGGGATCTCGAGCTGATCCACCAGCCGCTCGACGTGCTCGGCGTGAACTACTACTCCACCAACCTCGTGCGCGAGTGGGACGGCGTCAGCGAGAAGCAGATGGCCGACGGGCACAAGGCGGCGAGCGGATCGGCGTGGCCCGGATCGGAGAACGTCGAGTTCCTGCCACAGCCGGGGCCGTACACGGCGATGGGCTGGAACATCGACCCGTCCGGACTCGAAGACCTACTGATGGGGCTGCACGCGAGCTACCCGCGGCTACCGCTCATGATCACCGAGAACGGTGCGGCCTTCGACGACCGGGTGGTCGACGGCGCGGTGCACGACGCCGACCGGGTCGACTACCTGCGCCGCCACATCACGGCGGTGCACCGCGCCCTCGAACGCGGCGTCGACCTGCGCGGCTACCAGGTGTGGTCGCTGCTCGACAACTTCGAGTGGGGCTACGGGTACGCGAAGCGTTTCGGCATCGTACGGGTCGACTACGAGACGCTCGAGCGGCTGCCGAAGGACAGCGCGCACTGGTACGCGCGGCTGGCGCGGGAGCACGTGCTGCCCGAGTAG
- a CDS encoding class I SAM-dependent methyltransferase, producing the protein MSTVSVAANTFGSGGAEPYAEALRRNDAVTLLLRDDEQGAASRSTMDVARWNAGADDADLTLLGSVAGPVLDIGCGPGRMVRAAAELGLEVLGVDVSPTAIAIATEAGLPVLQGSVFDALPGEGAYQTALLVDGNVGIGGDVSALLTRCRSLLTATGEIVVELHPDDDRDNTYTGRLVDARGGESELFPWAEIGLRPMTSLAEQLGFTLLQSWAIDGRTFCRLA; encoded by the coding sequence GTGAGCACCGTCTCCGTCGCCGCGAACACCTTCGGATCGGGCGGCGCTGAGCCGTACGCCGAGGCCCTGCGCCGCAACGACGCCGTCACCCTCCTGCTGCGCGACGACGAACAGGGCGCGGCGAGCCGATCGACGATGGACGTCGCCCGCTGGAATGCGGGGGCGGATGACGCGGATCTGACCTTACTGGGTTCGGTCGCCGGCCCCGTGCTCGACATCGGCTGCGGGCCGGGACGCATGGTGCGAGCCGCCGCAGAGCTCGGACTCGAGGTTCTCGGCGTCGACGTCTCCCCCACCGCGATCGCCATCGCGACCGAGGCCGGGCTGCCGGTGCTCCAGGGCAGCGTCTTCGACGCGCTTCCGGGCGAGGGCGCCTACCAGACCGCGCTGCTCGTCGACGGAAATGTCGGCATCGGCGGCGACGTGAGTGCCCTGCTGACCCGCTGCCGCTCGCTGCTGACCGCGACGGGCGAGATCGTGGTGGAACTGCACCCCGACGACGACCGCGACAACACCTACACGGGCCGGCTCGTCGACGCGCGCGGCGGCGAGAGCGAACTCTTCCCGTGGGCCGAGATCGGCCTGCGCCCCATGACGTCGCTCGCGGAGCAGCTCGGCTTCACGCTGCTGCAGTCGTGGGCGATCGACGGCCGCACCTTCTGCCGCCTGGCCTGA
- a CDS encoding MTAP family purine nucleoside phosphorylase — MTESTARVAVIGGSGLYSLFDPESSEKRRIDTPYGQAVVTIGQLGGRTVAFLTRHGADHSVAPHLINYRANIWALASLGVKAILSSAAVGGVSPDYLPGTLVLTDQYIDRTHGRRDTFFDMVSVQHLASADPFDPELHALAAATLTGDDVKTSGTVVVIQGPRFSTRAESLWFRAAGAHTVNMTLYPEVPLAAELNIGTVNLSYVTDSDAGVADDEKQGEPLSAALVFSRLKEAQPRIVAAIEAIIRALPEDYAGRELIDPAEVAKVMAQ, encoded by the coding sequence ATGACTGAATCGACCGCGCGCGTAGCCGTCATCGGAGGCTCCGGCCTCTACTCGTTGTTCGACCCCGAGTCGAGCGAGAAACGGCGCATCGATACGCCGTACGGGCAGGCCGTCGTCACGATCGGGCAGCTCGGCGGTCGCACCGTCGCGTTCCTCACCCGCCACGGCGCCGACCACTCGGTCGCCCCGCACCTCATCAACTACCGCGCCAACATCTGGGCGCTCGCCTCCCTCGGGGTGAAGGCGATCCTGTCGAGCGCGGCGGTGGGCGGTGTCAGCCCCGACTACCTGCCCGGCACGCTCGTGCTCACCGACCAGTACATCGACCGCACGCACGGGCGTCGCGACACCTTCTTCGACATGGTTTCGGTGCAGCACCTCGCCAGCGCCGACCCGTTCGACCCCGAACTGCACGCGCTCGCCGCGGCGACGCTGACCGGCGACGATGTGAAGACCTCGGGCACCGTCGTCGTCATCCAGGGGCCGCGGTTCTCCACCCGCGCCGAGTCGCTCTGGTTCCGCGCGGCCGGCGCGCACACCGTCAACATGACGCTCTACCCCGAGGTCCCGCTCGCCGCCGAACTGAACATCGGCACCGTCAACCTCAGCTACGTCACCGACTCCGATGCCGGTGTGGCCGACGACGAGAAGCAGGGCGAACCGCTCAGCGCCGCGCTGGTCTTCTCGCGCCTCAAGGAGGCACAGCCGCGCATCGTGGCGGCGATCGAGGCGATCATCCGCGCGCTGCCCGAGGACTACGCCGGGCGCGAGCTCATCGACCCGGCCGAGGTCGCCAAGGTGATGGCACAGTGA
- a CDS encoding carbohydrate ABC transporter permease encodes MTSTLSTDTEVVAAPLVKKPARKRGGPKGKTPGDWAILLVAILLGLLIAVPFFMILLNSFKSPADYNANGPLSLPTGLDFGGLTNFWERVNFPEKLWNSFFISSVVAVAAVLISMLNAFALGIGRVRGRTWIVVLILLANMLPQEVLLYPLYFMFKSVGLYDNQWAVIIIFVVIQSAFGTYLLASVYGTFPKEILEAASIDGASRWRILWRVVFPISRGTLSVLLIFFFIWTWNEFLIPLTFLVSNATQTVPVSIAVLQGDRLMDVTTTSASALLGLLPTLIFFLIFQRTLTRGITAGAVK; translated from the coding sequence ATGACTTCCACACTCAGCACCGACACCGAGGTCGTCGCGGCGCCCCTCGTGAAGAAGCCGGCGCGCAAGCGGGGCGGGCCGAAGGGCAAGACCCCGGGCGACTGGGCGATCCTGCTCGTCGCCATCCTGCTCGGCCTGCTCATCGCCGTGCCGTTCTTTATGATCCTGCTCAACTCGTTCAAGTCGCCCGCCGACTACAACGCCAACGGTCCGCTCAGCCTGCCGACCGGTCTCGACTTCGGCGGCCTCACGAACTTCTGGGAACGCGTGAACTTCCCCGAGAAGCTGTGGAACAGCTTCTTCATCTCGAGCGTCGTCGCCGTCGCCGCCGTGCTCATCTCCATGCTCAACGCCTTCGCGCTCGGTATCGGGCGGGTACGCGGCCGCACCTGGATCGTGGTGCTCATCCTGCTGGCGAACATGCTCCCGCAGGAGGTGCTGCTCTACCCGCTCTACTTCATGTTCAAGTCGGTGGGCCTGTACGACAACCAGTGGGCCGTCATCATCATCTTCGTGGTGATCCAGAGCGCGTTCGGCACCTACCTGCTCGCCTCGGTGTACGGCACGTTCCCGAAGGAGATCCTCGAAGCGGCATCCATCGACGGCGCGAGCCGGTGGCGCATCCTGTGGCGCGTCGTCTTCCCGATCTCGCGGGGCACGCTCAGCGTGCTGCTCATCTTCTTCTTCATCTGGACCTGGAACGAGTTCCTCATCCCGCTCACCTTCCTGGTCAGCAACGCGACCCAGACGGTGCCGGTCTCGATCGCCGTGCTGCAGGGCGACCGCCTGATGGACGTCACCACCACGAGCGCGTCCGCGCTGCTCGGTCTGCTGCCGACCCTGATCTTCTTCCTCATCTTCCAACGAACCCTCACCAGGGGCATTACCGCAGGAGCAGTCAAGTAA
- a CDS encoding TIGR04282 family arsenosugar biosynthesis glycosyltransferase translates to MTTLILIAKETIPGKVKTRLHPPLSLEQAATLAAHAISDTLAAVADLPATRRVLLFDGVVTPAGTEGWDVVHQVAGDLDERLATVFDEVEGPTILIGMDTPQVSALDLAPAFAWPDGVDAFFGPANDGGFWALGMANPRGDLIRGVPMSRHDTGRIQLERLLDAGLNVSMLPELTDVDTFDDALEVAEIAPHTAFAAAVTTFCDAALVRA, encoded by the coding sequence ATGACCACACTGATCCTGATCGCCAAGGAAACCATTCCGGGCAAGGTCAAGACGCGCCTGCACCCGCCGCTGAGCCTCGAGCAGGCCGCGACCCTTGCCGCCCACGCGATCAGCGACACCCTCGCCGCCGTCGCCGACCTGCCAGCGACCCGACGCGTCCTGCTCTTCGACGGCGTGGTCACGCCCGCCGGTACCGAGGGCTGGGACGTCGTGCACCAGGTCGCAGGCGACCTCGACGAGCGGCTCGCCACGGTCTTCGACGAGGTCGAGGGCCCCACGATCCTCATCGGCATGGACACCCCGCAGGTCTCCGCCCTCGATCTGGCTCCCGCGTTCGCCTGGCCCGACGGCGTCGACGCGTTCTTCGGCCCCGCCAACGACGGTGGATTCTGGGCTCTCGGAATGGCGAACCCGCGCGGCGACCTCATCCGCGGCGTACCCATGTCCCGCCACGACACCGGGCGCATCCAGCTCGAACGCCTGCTCGATGCCGGCCTCAACGTCTCCATGCTCCCGGAGCTGACCGACGTCGACACGTTCGACGACGCCCTCGAGGTCGCCGAGATTGCGCCGCATACCGCCTTCGCCGCGGCCGTCACCACGTTCTGCGACGCCGCGCTGGTTCGCGCGTGA
- a CDS encoding NAD-dependent epimerase/dehydratase family protein has translation MRLLVTGGAGFIGSAIVEAALGAGHEVRVLDSLRADVHGGEPSMPDGVDFIRGDVRDTGTVAAALEGVDVVCHQAAKVGLGVDFSDAPDYVSTNEYGTAVLLAAMAEAGIRRFVQASSMVVYGEGAYLGAGGLTRPAPRRAEDLDAGRFDPLDDDGSPLEPALIVEDAPLDPRNVYASSKLSQEHLATSWARSTGGVAASLRYHNVYGPGMPQNTPYAGVASLFRSSLERGEAPRVFEDGRQRRDFVHSHDVAAANLAAIEFTGRAQGSRAFNVGSGVVHTIGEIARQLSEHSGGPAPVVTGEYRLGDVRHITASSDRLKTELGWAPRVTFEAGMREFATAPLRAAVA, from the coding sequence GTGAGGCTGCTCGTCACCGGCGGGGCCGGCTTCATCGGATCGGCCATCGTCGAGGCCGCGCTCGGCGCGGGACACGAGGTGCGCGTTCTCGACTCGTTGCGCGCCGACGTGCACGGCGGCGAGCCGTCGATGCCCGACGGCGTCGACTTCATCCGCGGGGACGTGCGCGACACCGGTACCGTCGCCGCGGCCCTCGAGGGCGTCGACGTCGTGTGCCACCAGGCCGCGAAAGTCGGTCTGGGCGTCGACTTCTCCGACGCGCCCGACTACGTGAGCACGAACGAGTACGGCACCGCGGTTCTGTTGGCCGCGATGGCGGAGGCCGGCATCCGGCGGTTCGTGCAGGCCAGCTCCATGGTGGTCTACGGCGAGGGCGCGTACCTCGGCGCGGGCGGTCTCACCCGACCGGCACCGCGCCGCGCCGAAGACCTCGACGCCGGACGCTTCGACCCGCTCGACGACGACGGCTCGCCGCTCGAGCCGGCGCTCATCGTCGAGGACGCACCGCTCGACCCGCGCAACGTCTACGCCAGCTCGAAACTCAGCCAGGAGCACCTCGCGACGAGCTGGGCCAGGTCGACGGGCGGGGTCGCGGCGAGCCTGCGCTACCACAACGTCTACGGGCCGGGCATGCCGCAGAACACGCCGTACGCGGGGGTCGCGTCGCTGTTCCGCTCGTCGCTCGAGCGCGGGGAGGCGCCGCGCGTGTTCGAGGACGGCCGGCAGCGCCGCGACTTCGTGCACTCGCACGACGTCGCCGCCGCCAACCTCGCCGCCATCGAATTCACGGGGCGCGCGCAGGGCTCACGCGCCTTCAACGTCGGCAGCGGGGTGGTGCACACGATCGGCGAGATCGCGCGGCAGCTCAGCGAGCACTCGGGCGGGCCGGCACCCGTGGTCACGGGCGAATACCGGCTCGGCGATGTGAGGCACATCACCGCGTCATCCGACCGTCTGAAAACCGAACTCGGCTGGGCCCCGCGTGTGACCTTCGAAGCGGGCATGCGCGAATTCGCGACGGCTCCGCTGCGGGCGGCGGTCGCGTGA
- a CDS encoding glycosyltransferase family 2 protein — MNVDVIFPCLNEERALPWLLARLPEGYRAIVVDNGSTDNSAEVARSLGATVVTETRRGFGAAAHAGLLAATAPVVAFCDADASMDPRDLPRVVDPVVAGTAQLVLGRRRPTSRGAWPLHARIANRALAALMRGATKLDLHDLGPMRAANREALLALDLRDRRSGYPLEQVLRGHAEGWRIIEVDSPYAPRIGRSKVTGTIRGTYIAVLDMSRLLRVQNRATR; from the coding sequence GTGAACGTCGACGTCATCTTCCCCTGCCTGAACGAGGAGCGCGCCCTGCCGTGGCTGCTCGCCCGCCTGCCCGAGGGCTACCGCGCGATCGTCGTCGACAACGGCTCGACCGACAACTCCGCCGAGGTCGCCCGCTCGCTGGGCGCGACCGTCGTCACCGAGACCCGTCGCGGATTCGGTGCGGCGGCCCACGCTGGGCTGCTCGCCGCGACTGCGCCCGTCGTCGCCTTCTGTGATGCGGATGCCTCGATGGACCCCCGCGACCTGCCTCGCGTCGTCGACCCCGTCGTCGCCGGCACGGCGCAACTCGTGCTCGGTCGCCGCCGTCCCACCAGCCGGGGCGCTTGGCCGCTGCACGCGCGCATCGCCAACCGCGCGCTCGCCGCCCTCATGCGCGGCGCCACGAAACTCGACCTGCACGACCTCGGCCCCATGCGCGCCGCGAACCGCGAGGCGCTGCTCGCCCTCGACCTGCGCGACCGGCGCAGCGGCTACCCGCTCGAACAGGTGCTGCGCGGGCACGCCGAGGGGTGGCGCATCATCGAGGTGGACTCCCCCTACGCGCCGCGCATCGGCCGCTCGAAAGTCACCGGGACGATCCGCGGCACCTACATCGCCGTGCTCGACATGAGCCGGTTGCTGCGCGTGCAGAACCGGGCAACCCGTTAA
- the yicI gene encoding alpha-xylosidase: MKFTDGFWHARPGVDARYAQEAYDIEHRGDAIRITAPTKVIERRGDVLNRALLSVTLSAPLPGIIRVRIEKNTGGTRNQGFELDGATDEAPAIAIDEAGGVITSGPLSARIAAGSPWNLTFESGGRVLTTSGHKSIGHIELGADATVTAEPAGVSGVTTTGLAAAPAYLHARLSLGVGELVYGLGERFGPLVKNGQTIDIWNADGGTSSEQSYKNVPFYLTNRGYGVLVNHPEHVSFEVGTESVEEVQFSVPGETLEYLVIQGDTPARILERYTRLTGRPAKVPAWSYGLWLSTSFTTEYDEATVSSFIDGMAERDLPLSVFHFDCFWMREFNWTDFEWDPRVFPDPEGMLGRLHEKNLHVSAWINPYIAQRAEIFAEAKEAGYLVKKENGDVWQWDMWQAGMGLVDFTNPDATRWFQDKLRVLFAQGVDAIKTDFGERIPTDVVWHDGSSPEVMHNWYAQLYNAAVFEVLEEHRGEGDAVLFARSATVGGQKQPVHWGGDNSSSFESMAETLRGGLSLALSGFGYWSHDIGGFEGSPDPAVFKRWVAFGLMSSHSRLHGSSNYRVPWLFDDGTEAPGQSAVDVTRRFTTLKLELMPYLYRVGIEAHETGTPFMRPMQLEFAGDPSVDYLDRQYLLGHDLLVAPVFSAAGDVQFYLPAGRWTNYLTGETADGPQWRTETHGFDSLPLWVREGAVIVTGSQNDRPDYDYTVDPLVTVYPGFTGSRDIAIDNPLDGTSVTVTVSADAGAITVSGPADVAFRAALAGDDPIASSGGSAVLR, encoded by the coding sequence ATGAAATTCACCGACGGATTCTGGCACGCCCGCCCCGGGGTCGACGCCCGCTATGCCCAGGAGGCGTACGACATCGAGCACCGCGGCGACGCCATCCGCATCACCGCTCCGACCAAGGTGATCGAGCGCCGCGGCGACGTGCTCAACCGCGCGCTGCTCTCGGTGACGCTCTCCGCTCCCCTGCCCGGCATCATCCGGGTGCGGATCGAGAAGAACACGGGCGGTACACGCAACCAGGGCTTCGAGCTCGACGGCGCGACCGACGAGGCCCCGGCGATCGCGATCGACGAGGCCGGCGGCGTGATCACCTCGGGTCCGCTCAGCGCGCGCATCGCGGCCGGGTCGCCGTGGAACCTGACGTTCGAGTCGGGCGGCCGGGTGCTCACCACGAGCGGCCACAAGTCCATCGGGCACATCGAGCTCGGCGCCGACGCGACCGTCACGGCCGAGCCGGCCGGCGTTTCCGGGGTCACCACGACGGGCCTTGCCGCCGCCCCCGCCTACCTGCACGCCCGGCTCTCACTGGGCGTCGGCGAGCTGGTCTACGGACTCGGCGAGCGCTTCGGGCCGCTGGTGAAGAACGGCCAGACAATCGACATCTGGAACGCCGACGGCGGCACCTCGAGCGAGCAGTCGTACAAGAACGTGCCGTTCTACCTCACCAACCGCGGCTACGGCGTGCTGGTCAACCACCCCGAGCACGTGTCGTTCGAGGTGGGCACCGAGTCGGTCGAGGAGGTGCAGTTCTCGGTGCCGGGCGAGACGCTCGAGTACCTCGTGATCCAGGGCGACACTCCCGCCCGGATCCTCGAGCGCTACACCCGCCTCACCGGTCGCCCCGCGAAGGTGCCGGCGTGGTCGTACGGACTGTGGCTGTCGACGTCGTTCACCACCGAGTACGACGAAGCGACCGTGTCATCCTTCATCGACGGCATGGCCGAACGCGACCTCCCGCTCAGCGTCTTCCACTTCGACTGCTTCTGGATGCGCGAGTTCAACTGGACCGACTTCGAGTGGGACCCGCGGGTCTTCCCCGACCCGGAGGGCATGCTCGGGCGCCTGCACGAGAAGAACCTGCACGTCAGCGCCTGGATCAACCCGTACATCGCCCAGCGCGCCGAGATCTTCGCCGAGGCGAAGGAGGCCGGCTACCTGGTCAAGAAGGAGAACGGCGACGTCTGGCAGTGGGACATGTGGCAGGCCGGCATGGGGCTCGTCGACTTCACGAACCCGGATGCGACCCGGTGGTTCCAGGACAAGCTGCGCGTTCTCTTCGCGCAGGGGGTCGACGCGATCAAGACCGACTTCGGCGAGCGCATCCCCACCGACGTGGTCTGGCACGACGGATCCTCGCCCGAGGTCATGCACAACTGGTACGCCCAGCTCTACAACGCCGCCGTCTTCGAGGTGCTCGAGGAGCACCGCGGTGAGGGCGACGCCGTGCTGTTCGCCCGCTCGGCCACCGTCGGCGGGCAGAAGCAGCCCGTGCACTGGGGCGGCGACAACTCGTCGAGCTTCGAGTCGATGGCCGAGACCCTGCGTGGCGGCCTCTCGCTCGCGCTCAGCGGTTTCGGCTACTGGAGCCACGACATCGGCGGCTTCGAGGGCAGCCCAGACCCCGCCGTCTTCAAGCGCTGGGTCGCCTTCGGCCTGATGTCGAGCCACTCCCGCCTGCACGGTTCGTCGAACTACCGGGTGCCGTGGCTGTTCGACGACGGCACCGAGGCCCCCGGCCAGAGCGCGGTCGACGTGACCCGGCGCTTCACCACCCTGAAGCTCGAGCTCATGCCCTACCTCTACCGGGTGGGCATCGAGGCACACGAGACGGGCACACCGTTCATGCGGCCGATGCAGCTCGAGTTCGCGGGCGACCCCTCGGTCGACTACCTCGATCGCCAATATCTGCTGGGCCACGACCTGCTGGTCGCACCCGTGTTCAGCGCGGCAGGCGACGTGCAGTTCTACCTGCCCGCCGGCCGTTGGACCAACTACCTCACCGGCGAGACCGCCGACGGGCCGCAGTGGCGCACCGAGACGCACGGCTTCGACAGCCTTCCGCTGTGGGTGCGCGAGGGAGCCGTGATCGTCACCGGTTCGCAGAACGACCGCCCCGACTACGACTACACGGTCGACCCGCTGGTCACCGTTTACCCGGGCTTCACCGGCAGCCGCGACATCGCGATCGACAACCCGCTCGACGGCACGTCGGTCACGGTGACCGTGTCGGCGGACGCCGGCGCGATCACCGTTTCGGGGCCCGCGGATGTCGCGTTCCGCGCGGCTCTCGCGGGCGACGACCCGATCGCCAGCTCCGGCGGATCGGCGGTGCTGCGATGA
- a CDS encoding carbohydrate ABC transporter permease: MVMSRTTSAPPKRLLPSLIPGSATRAFWPYLLPGLALLTLIVIVPLVWNVYLTFTSYRGIRPPEWIGLENWEKLFADDVFWTSFGNSIAMVVAMVVVPTLLGLVLAAMLFDLIGKKFGGKLASFFRATYYLPQILPGVIAAIVIGWILRPQNGALNEVLEGIGLGGLAHNWLGSPDTALPSIMVIMIWVQLGYPIVIFMAALERVDPELYEAAELDGANWIQRFRSITVSIIRPEIFVVTLTCTIAALKVFGPIYTLTGGGPGTSTIVPAYYAYSEFFQSQQVGYGATIATALTVVIAAVSIVFIVFQTRLERKEEEI, translated from the coding sequence ATGGTGATGTCACGCACCACCTCGGCGCCGCCCAAGCGGCTGCTCCCCAGCCTCATCCCCGGAAGCGCGACACGCGCGTTCTGGCCGTACCTCCTCCCGGGCCTCGCGTTGCTGACGCTCATCGTCATCGTGCCGCTGGTGTGGAACGTCTACCTCACCTTCACGAGCTATCGCGGCATCCGCCCGCCCGAATGGATCGGTCTCGAGAACTGGGAGAAGCTCTTCGCCGACGACGTCTTCTGGACCAGCTTCGGCAACTCCATCGCCATGGTCGTCGCCATGGTCGTCGTGCCTACGCTGCTGGGTCTCGTGCTGGCGGCCATGCTCTTCGACCTCATCGGCAAGAAGTTCGGCGGCAAGCTCGCCAGCTTCTTCCGGGCCACCTACTACCTGCCGCAGATTCTGCCGGGCGTCATCGCCGCGATCGTGATCGGCTGGATCCTTCGCCCCCAGAACGGCGCGCTCAACGAGGTGCTCGAGGGCATCGGACTCGGCGGTCTCGCCCACAACTGGCTGGGCAGCCCCGACACCGCACTGCCCAGCATCATGGTGATCATGATCTGGGTTCAGCTCGGCTACCCGATCGTGATCTTCATGGCCGCCCTCGAGCGCGTCGACCCCGAGCTGTACGAAGCGGCGGAGCTCGACGGCGCCAACTGGATCCAGCGCTTCCGTTCGATCACGGTGTCGATCATCCGACCCGAGATCTTCGTGGTCACCCTCACCTGCACCATCGCCGCGCTCAAGGTGTTCGGCCCGATCTACACCCTCACCGGCGGCGGACCCGGCACGTCCACCATCGTTCCCGCCTACTACGCCTACAGCGAGTTCTTCCAGTCGCAGCAGGTGGGCTACGGCGCCACGATCGCCACCGCACTCACCGTCGTCATCGCCGCCGTCTCGATCGTCTTCATCGTCTTCCAGACCCGGCTCGAGCGCAAGGAAGAGGAAATCTAA